Proteins encoded together in one Amblyomma americanum isolate KBUSLIRL-KWMA chromosome 1, ASM5285725v1, whole genome shotgun sequence window:
- the LOC144099451 gene encoding uncharacterized protein LOC144099451: MAEQRYLAYLKEEEKLAKEVLQKLKDLSSKLKAEEMMIKKALQEEKMRVSSAGQANDSTLVASAVAETQATPCTEGQSGAEEAFNSRSQAPRREVASPKPHGGPNQGMTKIE; encoded by the exons ATGGCGGAGCAGCGCTATCTTGCTTATTTAAAAGAGGAAGAAAAGCTTGCCAAGGAGGTGCTACAGAAACTCAAAGACTTAAGCAGCAAGCTGAAGGCCGAAGAGATGATGATAAAAAAAGCGCTTCAGGAAGAGAAAATGCGAGTTTCAAGCGCGGGACAAGCAAACGATTCAACG CTGGTTGCTTCTGCGGTGGCTGAGACGCAGGCTACACCGTGCACGGAGGGACAAAGTGGTGCCGAGGAAGCGTTCAACT CGAGGTCGCAAGCCCCACGTCGCGAGGTCGCAAGCCCCAAGCCCCACGGCGGGCCGAACCAAGGAATGACGAAGATCGA